The following proteins are co-located in the Mycolicibacterium goodii genome:
- a CDS encoding TetR/AcrR family transcriptional regulator, whose translation MAGGTKRLPRAVREQQMLDAAVQMFSVNGYHETSMDAIAAAAEISKPMLYLYYGSKEELFGACLDRELSRFVDTVRSQIDFTQSPKELLRTAVLAFLTYIDRNRASWMVLYTQATSSQAFAHTVREGRERIIDLVARLLSTGTRNPQPDSDFEMMAVALVGAGEAIATRVSTGDADVDEAAELMINLFWRGLKGTPSDAATPPVSAGSSGS comes from the coding sequence ATGGCAGGTGGAACGAAGCGGCTGCCGCGGGCCGTGCGTGAGCAGCAGATGCTCGATGCGGCCGTGCAGATGTTCTCGGTGAACGGCTACCACGAGACATCCATGGACGCGATCGCCGCGGCGGCCGAGATCTCCAAGCCGATGCTGTACCTGTACTACGGCTCCAAGGAAGAACTGTTCGGGGCGTGCCTCGACCGTGAGCTGAGCCGATTCGTCGACACCGTGCGCAGCCAGATCGACTTCACCCAGAGCCCCAAGGAGCTGCTGCGCACCGCGGTGCTGGCGTTCCTCACCTACATCGACCGCAACCGGGCGTCGTGGATGGTGCTCTACACCCAGGCGACGAGTTCGCAGGCGTTCGCGCACACCGTGCGAGAAGGACGCGAACGCATCATCGACCTGGTCGCCCGCCTGCTCAGCACCGGTACACGTAATCCCCAGCCGGACAGCGACTTCGAGATGATGGCGGTCGCGCTGGTCGGCGCGGGCGAGGCCATCGCCACCCGGGTGAGCACGGGTGACGCCGACGTCGACGAGGCCGCCGAGCTGATGATCAACCTGTTCTGGCGCGGCCTGAAGGGCACCCCGTCCGACGCCGCGACACCGCCGGTCTCGGCGGGCAGCTCCGGGAGCTGA
- a CDS encoding type VII secretion target produces MGSPLKVAPGQLRSAAAQETEIGAAIGGLGVGDLLSAAAPAVPGLHSGRACAHAAPIVDTAVRAAADEVAAHADGLSRAAAAYQRTDGDEAHRLIAAMD; encoded by the coding sequence GTGGGTTCACCGCTGAAAGTCGCTCCGGGTCAACTGCGCTCGGCCGCCGCACAGGAGACCGAGATCGGCGCGGCCATCGGTGGGCTCGGCGTCGGGGACCTGTTGAGCGCTGCGGCACCGGCGGTGCCGGGTCTGCACAGCGGCCGGGCCTGCGCCCATGCCGCACCGATCGTCGACACCGCCGTCAGAGCGGCCGCCGACGAGGTCGCCGCCCACGCGGACGGGCTGTCGCGGGCCGCGGCGGCATACCAGCGCACCGACGGCGACGAGGCGCACCGGCTGATCGCAGCGATGGACTGA
- a CDS encoding amidohydrolase family protein, which yields MDVFDGVAAEVPGDLADHLRTVRLIDHHVHGASAVAADRATFEASLNEASTDPVPDFMTQFDSPLGLSIRRWCAPLVGLPAHAEPDEYFARRSALTPDELASTLLAHAGVDRWIVDTGFGGDLVTTPERLAELAGRPTSQILRLERLAEQLLETDTRADDFVEGFRDALDAAARSSDIVGTKTIAAYRTGFDIDWSRPGDADVTARARALAGRTPRLQDPVLIAFGVHEAAERGLALQVHVGFGDRDLDLHRTDPLLLLPLLRTMAPAPVLLLHCYPFHRQAGYLAQAFDHVHFDVGLAVNHLGTRSVGLIAEALETAPFAKQLYSSDAYGPPELHLLGSVLWRRAMGLVLGGWVRAGDCTEADAIRIVDMIGAHNAARVYALDAPGR from the coding sequence ATGGACGTCTTCGACGGTGTGGCGGCCGAGGTGCCCGGCGACCTGGCCGACCACCTGCGCACGGTCCGCCTGATCGACCACCACGTCCACGGTGCGAGCGCCGTGGCCGCCGACCGCGCCACCTTCGAGGCCTCGCTCAACGAGGCCTCGACCGATCCGGTGCCGGATTTCATGACGCAGTTCGATTCGCCGCTGGGCCTGTCGATCCGGCGTTGGTGCGCGCCGCTGGTGGGCCTGCCCGCCCATGCGGAGCCCGACGAGTACTTCGCCCGGCGCAGCGCGCTCACGCCCGACGAGCTGGCCTCGACGCTGCTGGCGCATGCGGGTGTCGACCGCTGGATCGTCGACACGGGCTTCGGCGGGGATCTCGTCACCACACCCGAACGGCTCGCCGAACTCGCCGGCAGGCCGACCTCGCAGATCCTGCGACTCGAGCGACTTGCCGAGCAGCTGCTCGAAACCGACACGCGCGCAGACGATTTCGTCGAAGGCTTTCGCGACGCCCTGGACGCGGCGGCACGGTCGTCCGACATCGTGGGCACCAAGACCATCGCGGCCTACCGCACCGGGTTCGACATCGACTGGTCCCGGCCCGGCGACGCCGACGTCACGGCCCGCGCCCGCGCGCTCGCGGGCCGGACGCCGCGGCTACAGGACCCGGTGCTCATCGCGTTCGGGGTGCACGAGGCCGCCGAACGCGGCCTTGCGCTGCAGGTGCACGTCGGCTTCGGGGACCGCGACCTCGACCTGCACCGCACCGACCCGTTGCTGCTGTTGCCGTTGCTGCGCACCATGGCGCCTGCGCCGGTGCTGTTGTTGCACTGCTATCCGTTCCACCGCCAGGCCGGATATCTGGCGCAGGCGTTCGACCACGTGCACTTCGACGTGGGCCTGGCCGTCAACCACCTGGGTACGCGGTCGGTCGGGCTGATCGCCGAGGCGCTGGAGACGGCGCCGTTCGCCAAGCAGCTGTACTCGTCGGACGCCTACGGTCCGCCGGAGCTTCACCTGTTGGGCTCGGTGCTGTGGCGCCGCGCGATGGGACTGGTGCTCGGCGGGTGGGTCCGGGCCGGGGACTGCACGGAAGCCGACGCCATCAGAATCGTCGACATGATCGGCGCGCACAACGCCGCGCGGGTGTACGCCCTCGACGCACCGGGCCGGTGA